One stretch of Pieris brassicae chromosome 8, ilPieBrab1.1, whole genome shotgun sequence DNA includes these proteins:
- the LOC123713601 gene encoding chromosome transmission fidelity protein 18 homolog isoform X1, translated as MSEYPDPDEEYELMYSDELEMMREVEDHVGPNPIRKKMNLVKRSLDFSSTPSNYPVTLNQDINIPSTDQVLTNNDNNSISQDDRIPSHKRTAEELFGDIGDIDFESLQLPNKKQKTEEESDFDLISKIIEGRRLRQMLNEPSNRIQADTKSFYNVKENMSLDIPSWPFMALTNSDGNRVYVKLESEDSWNTSLDNCSNELSLHASLASAWEEARKILENKTQVTNQIDEDVIQTPINENVDLWVDKYRPNSYIDLLSEEPVNRALLHWLHLWDKIVFKKDVIVKEPQQQNKFVKRTGQFQLTNKWKGKKETEVEMDEDGRPHHKVALVCGPPGVGKTTLAHLLAKLAGYRPVELNASDERSTEAFQTALQSATLMRSVLDADKRPNCLILDEIDGAPTQTVELLVKWCMASLKEEGKKKGKSHPLRRPVIAICNDLYATSLRPLRPISLIVTVNAVSQARLSARLGVVAKREHITINPRLLTALAARAQGDVRSALHVLSFCRARGKPLNIDDIENTSFGMKDCNKTMIQALQAIFAINDKDPNAALKIIQAAGEYDRLAEGIFENYLSARVDARLHIACETTSWLRLYDLVYAWILRNQNYSLYGLLPYCLSRCHTVLASRQPFRVKFPMQAQDMFRKKAELESIVSSVWRGSVPSVLIGRKTLLLDVIPLLPYLLSPQLRSGNIQLCSENEKKSVAICAGAMCDYGLQYVQQRTPEGLYAFVLEPNVHRVAFMENIDRVKTNPTVRQAIAQEQQLEIIRRNDQMMTRNCKKTGESKTTRKEKPKPEIKLPNHLQRLQPKAVEKSTPQVHKDFFGRIVPLSQVQKQDAVSDVISSSNVFYQYKEGYNNAVRRNVRMRDLL; from the exons atGAGTGAATATCCTGATCCTGATGAAGAATATGAACTTATGTACTCAGATGAATTGGAGATGATGAGAGAAGTCGAAGATCATGTTG gtCCAAACCCAATTAGAAAAAAGATGAATCTAGTTAAAAGATCTCTTGATTTTTCTAGTACACCATCAAATTATCCTGTTACATTAAACCAAGATATAAACATACCAAGCACAGACCAAGTACTTACTAATAATGACAACAATTCTATTTCACAAGATGATAGAATACCATCACATAAGAGGACTGCAGAAGAGTTATTTGGTGATATTGGCGATATTGATTTTGAAAGTCTACAATTgccaaacaaaaaacaaaaaactgaaGAAGAAAGTGATTTTGACTTGATTAGTAAGATAATAGAAGGACGGCGATTGaggcaaatgttaaatgaacCAAGTAATAGAATACAAGCAGATACAAAATCATTCTACAATGTAAAGGAGAATATGTCTTTAGATATACCTAg CTGGCCTTTTATGGCTTTAACTAACTCAGATGGCAATCGTGTTTATGTAAAGCTAGAATCGGAAGACTCCTGGAATACATCGCTAGATAATTGTAGCAATGAGTTATCATTACACGCCTCTCTTGCCAGTGCATGGGAAGAGGCTAGGAAAATT TTGGAAAATAAAACTCAAGTGACAAATCAGATAGATGAAGATGTTATCCAGACACCCATAAATGAGAATGTTGACCTTTGGGTAGACAAGTACAGGCCGAATTCATATATAGACCTTCTCTCAGAAGAACCTGTAAATAGAGCCTTATTGCATTGGCTGCATTTGTGGGATAAG ATAGTATTCAAGAAGGATGTGATAGTCAAAGAACCACAACAACAGAACAAATTTGTAAAGCGAACCGGACAATTTCAACTTACAAACAAATGGAAAGGGAAGAAAGAGACAGAAGTAGAAATGGATGAAGATGGAAGACCACATCACAAAGTTGCTCTGGTATGTGGACCTCCAGGGGTGGGTAAAACCACTTTAGCCCACTTACTGGCTAAACTTGCAG GTTACAGGCCAGTGGAACTGAATGCATCGGACGAGCGGAGTACGGAAGCCTTTCAAACAGCACTTCAAAGTGCTACTCTAATGAGATCTGTCCTCGATGCTGATAAACGACCAAATTGTCTTATATTAG atgAAATAGATGGCGCTCCAACGCAAACAGTGGAGCTTTTGGTAAAATGGTGTATGGCAAGTTTGAAGGAGGAAGGCAAGAAGAAAGGCAAAAGTCATCCCTTAAGGAGACCAGTTATCGCTATTTGTAACGATTTATATGCGACTTCGTTGCGACCGCTTAG GCCAATATCACTGATAGTAACAGTAAATGCGGTGAGCCAGGCTCGTCTGTCCGCTCGTCTGGGAGTAGTGGCGAAGCGTGAGCACATAACGATCAACCCGCGGCTGTTAACTGCGCTGGCTGCGCGTGCGCAGGGCGACGTGCGCAGTGCGTTACACGTGCTTAGTTTTTGTAGAGCGAGAGGGAAACCT ttaaacaTAGACGATATAGAAAACACATCGTTTGGTATGAAAGACTGCAATAAGACAATGATACAAGCGCTCCAGGCAATATTCGCAATTAACGACAAAGACCCGAATGCAGCTCTTAAGATAATTCAGGCCGCTGGTGAATATGAtag attagcTGAGGGTATAttcgaaaattatttatcggcGAGGGTAGATGCACGATTACACATCGCCTGTGAGACGACGTCTTGGCTTCGTCTATACGATTTAGTATACGCGTGGATTTTAAGAAATCAGAATTATTCGTTGTACGGATTGTTGCCATACTGTTTATCGAGATGTCATACTGTGCTCGCATCACGGCAGCCTTTTAGGGTCAAGTTTCCTATGCAGGCGCAAGAT ATGTTCCGGAAAAAGGCTGAACTAGAAAGTATAGTGAGCTCAGTGTGGCGAGGAAGTGTTCCATCTGTACTGATCGGGAGAAAAACTCTCCTACTGGACGTCATACCGCTTTTGCCGTATTTGTTATCGCCACAGTTGCGATCAGGGAATATACAG CTCTGTAGTGAAAACGAAAAGAAATCGGTAGCGATATGCGCGGGCGCAATGTGCGACTACGGGCTGCAGTACGTACAACAACGTACACCTGAAGGATTGTACGCGTTCGTACTAGAACCTAACGTACATCGTGTTGCATTTATGG AAAACATAGATCGCGTAAAGACGAATCCCACAGTGCGTCAAGCGATTGCGCAAGAGCAACAACTGGAAATAATACGAAGGAATGATCAAAtg aTGACAAGAAATTGTAAGAAGACTGGAGAATCGAAGACCACGAGAAAAGAGAAACCTAAACCTGAAATCAAACTGCCCAATCATTTGCAAAGGTTACAACCGAAGGCTGTAGAAAAATCAACACCtcag
- the LOC123713601 gene encoding chromosome transmission fidelity protein 18 homolog isoform X2 produces MNLVKRSLDFSSTPSNYPVTLNQDINIPSTDQVLTNNDNNSISQDDRIPSHKRTAEELFGDIGDIDFESLQLPNKKQKTEEESDFDLISKIIEGRRLRQMLNEPSNRIQADTKSFYNVKENMSLDIPSWPFMALTNSDGNRVYVKLESEDSWNTSLDNCSNELSLHASLASAWEEARKILENKTQVTNQIDEDVIQTPINENVDLWVDKYRPNSYIDLLSEEPVNRALLHWLHLWDKIVFKKDVIVKEPQQQNKFVKRTGQFQLTNKWKGKKETEVEMDEDGRPHHKVALVCGPPGVGKTTLAHLLAKLAGYRPVELNASDERSTEAFQTALQSATLMRSVLDADKRPNCLILDEIDGAPTQTVELLVKWCMASLKEEGKKKGKSHPLRRPVIAICNDLYATSLRPLRPISLIVTVNAVSQARLSARLGVVAKREHITINPRLLTALAARAQGDVRSALHVLSFCRARGKPLNIDDIENTSFGMKDCNKTMIQALQAIFAINDKDPNAALKIIQAAGEYDRLAEGIFENYLSARVDARLHIACETTSWLRLYDLVYAWILRNQNYSLYGLLPYCLSRCHTVLASRQPFRVKFPMQAQDMFRKKAELESIVSSVWRGSVPSVLIGRKTLLLDVIPLLPYLLSPQLRSGNIQLCSENEKKSVAICAGAMCDYGLQYVQQRTPEGLYAFVLEPNVHRVAFMENIDRVKTNPTVRQAIAQEQQLEIIRRNDQMMTRNCKKTGESKTTRKEKPKPEIKLPNHLQRLQPKAVEKSTPQVHKDFFGRIVPLSQVQKQDAVSDVISSSNVFYQYKEGYNNAVRRNVRMRDLL; encoded by the exons ATGAATCTAGTTAAAAGATCTCTTGATTTTTCTAGTACACCATCAAATTATCCTGTTACATTAAACCAAGATATAAACATACCAAGCACAGACCAAGTACTTACTAATAATGACAACAATTCTATTTCACAAGATGATAGAATACCATCACATAAGAGGACTGCAGAAGAGTTATTTGGTGATATTGGCGATATTGATTTTGAAAGTCTACAATTgccaaacaaaaaacaaaaaactgaaGAAGAAAGTGATTTTGACTTGATTAGTAAGATAATAGAAGGACGGCGATTGaggcaaatgttaaatgaacCAAGTAATAGAATACAAGCAGATACAAAATCATTCTACAATGTAAAGGAGAATATGTCTTTAGATATACCTAg CTGGCCTTTTATGGCTTTAACTAACTCAGATGGCAATCGTGTTTATGTAAAGCTAGAATCGGAAGACTCCTGGAATACATCGCTAGATAATTGTAGCAATGAGTTATCATTACACGCCTCTCTTGCCAGTGCATGGGAAGAGGCTAGGAAAATT TTGGAAAATAAAACTCAAGTGACAAATCAGATAGATGAAGATGTTATCCAGACACCCATAAATGAGAATGTTGACCTTTGGGTAGACAAGTACAGGCCGAATTCATATATAGACCTTCTCTCAGAAGAACCTGTAAATAGAGCCTTATTGCATTGGCTGCATTTGTGGGATAAG ATAGTATTCAAGAAGGATGTGATAGTCAAAGAACCACAACAACAGAACAAATTTGTAAAGCGAACCGGACAATTTCAACTTACAAACAAATGGAAAGGGAAGAAAGAGACAGAAGTAGAAATGGATGAAGATGGAAGACCACATCACAAAGTTGCTCTGGTATGTGGACCTCCAGGGGTGGGTAAAACCACTTTAGCCCACTTACTGGCTAAACTTGCAG GTTACAGGCCAGTGGAACTGAATGCATCGGACGAGCGGAGTACGGAAGCCTTTCAAACAGCACTTCAAAGTGCTACTCTAATGAGATCTGTCCTCGATGCTGATAAACGACCAAATTGTCTTATATTAG atgAAATAGATGGCGCTCCAACGCAAACAGTGGAGCTTTTGGTAAAATGGTGTATGGCAAGTTTGAAGGAGGAAGGCAAGAAGAAAGGCAAAAGTCATCCCTTAAGGAGACCAGTTATCGCTATTTGTAACGATTTATATGCGACTTCGTTGCGACCGCTTAG GCCAATATCACTGATAGTAACAGTAAATGCGGTGAGCCAGGCTCGTCTGTCCGCTCGTCTGGGAGTAGTGGCGAAGCGTGAGCACATAACGATCAACCCGCGGCTGTTAACTGCGCTGGCTGCGCGTGCGCAGGGCGACGTGCGCAGTGCGTTACACGTGCTTAGTTTTTGTAGAGCGAGAGGGAAACCT ttaaacaTAGACGATATAGAAAACACATCGTTTGGTATGAAAGACTGCAATAAGACAATGATACAAGCGCTCCAGGCAATATTCGCAATTAACGACAAAGACCCGAATGCAGCTCTTAAGATAATTCAGGCCGCTGGTGAATATGAtag attagcTGAGGGTATAttcgaaaattatttatcggcGAGGGTAGATGCACGATTACACATCGCCTGTGAGACGACGTCTTGGCTTCGTCTATACGATTTAGTATACGCGTGGATTTTAAGAAATCAGAATTATTCGTTGTACGGATTGTTGCCATACTGTTTATCGAGATGTCATACTGTGCTCGCATCACGGCAGCCTTTTAGGGTCAAGTTTCCTATGCAGGCGCAAGAT ATGTTCCGGAAAAAGGCTGAACTAGAAAGTATAGTGAGCTCAGTGTGGCGAGGAAGTGTTCCATCTGTACTGATCGGGAGAAAAACTCTCCTACTGGACGTCATACCGCTTTTGCCGTATTTGTTATCGCCACAGTTGCGATCAGGGAATATACAG CTCTGTAGTGAAAACGAAAAGAAATCGGTAGCGATATGCGCGGGCGCAATGTGCGACTACGGGCTGCAGTACGTACAACAACGTACACCTGAAGGATTGTACGCGTTCGTACTAGAACCTAACGTACATCGTGTTGCATTTATGG AAAACATAGATCGCGTAAAGACGAATCCCACAGTGCGTCAAGCGATTGCGCAAGAGCAACAACTGGAAATAATACGAAGGAATGATCAAAtg aTGACAAGAAATTGTAAGAAGACTGGAGAATCGAAGACCACGAGAAAAGAGAAACCTAAACCTGAAATCAAACTGCCCAATCATTTGCAAAGGTTACAACCGAAGGCTGTAGAAAAATCAACACCtcag
- the LOC123713506 gene encoding cyclin-dependent kinase 5 activator 1, whose product MRELSGTTRAGLMGTVLSFSPRERRPPTAAPPPDRAALAYSYERLNNAKNRENRELTRDERRATLDDAAKIISEKTALEKNLKKHSLFINALSWKRFSTANNNKKKLECKSKSVTTFRAPLTDNAPLDRNKNVSVGGAIYTRAPVVPPPTEVARTNALNNNVCYTEKLPTTAVGKAPVVAPRKTVIQASTSELLKCLGMFLHSRCHRLRDFQAGDAVMWLRTVDRSLLLQGWQDVAFINPANVVFVYMLVRELVDGERIARPQELQAVVLTCLYLSYSYMGNEISYPLKPFLVEDSKDKFWDRCLLIVDRLSFNMLRINSEPGFFTEVFTELKACGVIESPPPAPPHPAPAPPHALTAA is encoded by the exons ATGCGGGAACTTAGCGGAACAACGCGCGCGGGCCTCATGGGCACCGTGCTGAGCTTCAGCCCGCGAGAGCGGCGCCCGCCCACCGCCGCACCGCCGCCTGACCGTGCCGCCCTAGCCTACTCCTACGAAAGACTCAACAACGCGAAGAACAGGGAAAACCGTGAGCTCACGCGCGACGAACGGCGAGCTACCCTCGACGATGCCGCCAAAATCATTTCCGAGAAAACGGCCCTCGAGAAAAACCTCAAGAAACACTCACTGTTCATCAATGCACTGTCGTGGAAGAGATTCTCCACCGCCAACAACAACAAGAAGAAGTTGGAATGCAAAAGCAAGAGCGTGACGACGTTCAGGGCGCCGCTGACGGACAATGCGCCGCTCGATAGGAATAAGAATGTCAGCGTTGGGGGCGCGATATACACGCGGGCCCCCGTGGTGCCCCCACCGACGGAGGTAGCGCGGACCAATGCACTCAACAATAACGTGTGTTACACGGAGAAGTTGCCCACAACGGCCGTCGGGAAAGCCCCGGTGGTGGCGCCGAGGAAGACGGTAATACAAGCCTCTACCTCGGAATTGCTCAAGTGCCTGGGGATGTTTCTCCATTCGCGATGTCACCGGCTACGGGACTTCCAAGCGGGAGATGCTGTGATGTGGCTGCGGACGGTGGACCGTTCATTGCTACTCCAAGGCTGGCAG GACGTGGCGTTCATCAACCCAGCTAATGTGGTCTTCGTCTACATGCTGGTCCGGGAATTAGTAGACGGGGAGAGAATAGCTCGGCCACAGGAGCTCCAAGCCGTCGTCTTGACATGTCTCTACCTCTCATATTCCTACATGGGCAACGAGATCTCCTACCCACTCAAACCTTTCCTCGTCGAGGACTCCAAAGATAAATTCTGGGACCGCTGCCTCTTAATCGTCGATAGACTGTCTTTTAACATGTTAAGAATCAATTCCGAGCCGGGTTTCTTCACCGAGGTGTTCACGGAGTTAAAGGCTTGTGGGGTCATTGAGAGCCCTCCCCCTGCACCGCCCCATCCCGCCCCTGCACCCCCGCATGCCTTAACGGCCGCCTGA
- the LOC123713545 gene encoding eukaryotic translation initiation factor 4E-binding protein has translation MSASPISRATHSQTIPTRRVHITDPSQMPDVYSSTPGGTIYSTTPGGTRIVYERSFMMSLSQSPISKTPPKCALPVSMLKNPSGPIAHLQTSSHKPRSNSISFDESQETFSMDL, from the exons atgtccGCATCACCAATTTCAAGGGCGACGCATAGCCAGACGATCCCGACTAGGCGTGTCCATATAACGGACCCTTCACAAATGCCAGATGTCTACTCCAGCACTCCTGGAGGCACCATTTACTCGACAACGCCAGGAG GTACCAGGATTGTTTATGAGAGGTCATTTATGATGTCACTAAGCCAGTCACCGATCTCAAAAACACCACCGAAATGTGCACTGCCAGTGTCGATGCTGAAGAATCCTTCGGGACCTATTGCCCACCTACAGACGTCTTCTCATAAGCCTCGCTCGAATTCCATCTCCTTTGACGAATCACAGGAGACATTCTCTATGGATCTCTAA